Proteins from a genomic interval of Streptomyces fodineus:
- a CDS encoding DUF5994 family protein: MVGSDSPLDSLHLPSGVHRAVRPGCALLRLETTESREGVLDGAWWPRSRDIAAELPELLSALTRHLGPVTRVGLDTAAWAGLPTRIVVDDRVVHIDSFPVGDDTVLITRGDRDLFSLLVVPPSATPEAARVAMAQAVRADNISQAEQILIDTGRGQEPSD; encoded by the coding sequence ATGGTCGGCTCTGATTCACCCCTTGATTCCCTGCATCTGCCGAGCGGCGTTCATCGGGCTGTGCGTCCGGGGTGCGCGCTCCTCCGGCTGGAGACGACGGAGTCGCGGGAAGGTGTGCTGGATGGTGCGTGGTGGCCGCGGTCGCGCGACATCGCTGCCGAGCTGCCCGAGCTGCTGAGCGCCCTCACCAGGCACCTCGGCCCCGTCACCCGCGTCGGGCTGGACACCGCGGCCTGGGCAGGGCTCCCGACGCGGATCGTCGTCGACGACCGGGTGGTGCACATCGACTCCTTCCCCGTGGGTGACGACACCGTCCTGATCACCCGGGGCGACCGGGACCTCTTCTCGCTGCTGGTGGTCCCGCCGAGCGCGACACCCGAGGCCGCCCGCGTCGCGATGGCCCAGGCCGTTCGGGCAGACAACATCAGCCAGGCTGAGCAGATCCTCATTGATACCGGACGCGGGCAGGAGCCGTCGGACTGA
- a CDS encoding PP2C family protein-serine/threonine phosphatase, with translation MTSERRADRSESFGEALLGAVLDRAHELPPHLIGPLVADVVEKLGGRRPQVLLQDYGQLLLVPLPGEGLTDGQPHMIDGSEAGRCFLDAVPVELPEEDGVRVHMPLLDGGDQVGIMAVTLDSVDDDDRRLLHRISGLVADLLVTKHGYSDLFFRVRRGEAMSAAAEIQWSLLPPLAMIMPRVAVAGILEPAYDVAGDSFDYALNGDVLHVVMIDAMGHGLDAATMATVAIGAYRHARRLGIRLSEIYDFMDRAVAEQFGPEHFVTAQMLQLDTTMGRVQWVNAGHPPPILVRDHRVAKRLVAPTTLPVGLGGSQPRISELGLERGDRVLCFTDGVVEEHKSGGEEFGEDQLIDCVNHLERTGRGVRAVTRSLSHTLKRARGGHTTDDATLLMVEWRG, from the coding sequence ATGACGTCCGAACGGCGCGCGGACCGCTCCGAGAGCTTCGGGGAAGCGCTGCTGGGAGCGGTTCTCGATCGCGCGCACGAGCTGCCTCCCCATCTGATCGGGCCGCTTGTCGCCGACGTGGTGGAGAAGTTGGGGGGCCGCCGTCCGCAGGTGCTGCTGCAGGACTACGGCCAGCTGCTACTCGTGCCCCTGCCCGGTGAGGGCCTCACGGACGGGCAACCACACATGATCGACGGCTCCGAGGCGGGCCGCTGCTTTCTCGACGCGGTCCCCGTCGAGCTGCCCGAGGAGGACGGCGTCCGGGTCCATATGCCACTGCTGGACGGCGGCGACCAGGTGGGGATCATGGCGGTGACACTGGACAGCGTCGATGACGACGACCGCCGCCTGCTGCACCGGATCTCCGGCCTGGTGGCCGACCTATTGGTGACCAAGCACGGCTATTCCGATTTGTTCTTCCGTGTCCGACGCGGTGAGGCGATGAGCGCCGCCGCGGAGATCCAGTGGTCCCTGCTGCCGCCGCTGGCGATGATCATGCCCAGGGTCGCCGTGGCCGGGATCCTGGAACCCGCCTATGACGTGGCCGGCGACAGCTTCGACTACGCCCTCAACGGCGACGTCCTCCACGTGGTCATGATCGATGCGATGGGCCACGGACTGGACGCGGCCACGATGGCCACCGTGGCCATCGGCGCCTACCGCCACGCCCGCCGCCTCGGCATCAGACTGTCGGAGATCTACGACTTCATGGACCGCGCCGTGGCGGAGCAGTTCGGTCCCGAGCATTTCGTCACCGCGCAGATGCTGCAGCTGGACACGACGATGGGACGGGTGCAGTGGGTCAATGCCGGGCACCCGCCCCCGATCCTCGTCCGCGACCACCGCGTCGCGAAGCGCCTGGTCGCCCCGACGACCCTCCCGGTCGGCCTGGGCGGTTCACAGCCGCGGATCAGCGAACTGGGGCTGGAGCGCGGGGACCGCGTCCTCTGCTTCACCGATGGAGTGGTCGAGGAGCACAAGTCCGGCGGGGAGGAGTTCGGGGAGGACCAGCTGATCGACTGTGTGAACCATCTGGAGAGGACCGGCCGCGGGGTCCGGGCGGTGACCCGTTCCCTGTCCCACACGCTCAAGCGGGCGCGGGGCGGACACACCACGGATGACGCGACGCTGCTCATGGTGGAGTGGCGCGGCTGA
- a CDS encoding DUF5994 family protein, which produces MPLPRLSVTPDVSHGPLDGAWWPRCDALELELPALVGSLDPAVGTVIRVTVDTASWPDAPQTVLAPGHVIEVSLTGLAAEAHAITLDCGTVGRWELLVIPPDEPAGAASRLLTAAADPENPLSAPRILALAENGLDGEATWESEGGPGLR; this is translated from the coding sequence ATGCCTTTGCCCCGGCTGAGTGTCACGCCGGACGTCAGCCACGGCCCGCTGGACGGAGCGTGGTGGCCGCGCTGCGACGCGCTGGAACTGGAGTTGCCCGCGCTGGTCGGCTCCTTGGACCCGGCTGTCGGCACCGTCATCCGCGTCACCGTGGACACCGCGTCCTGGCCCGATGCCCCGCAGACGGTGCTTGCGCCCGGCCACGTGATCGAGGTGTCCCTGACCGGCCTCGCCGCCGAAGCGCATGCCATCACCCTGGACTGCGGCACGGTGGGTCGCTGGGAACTGCTGGTGATCCCACCCGACGAGCCGGCCGGAGCGGCCAGCCGGCTGCTGACCGCCGCCGCCGACCCCGAGAACCCGCTGTCGGCGCCGCGCATCCTCGCACTCGCCGAGAACGGCCTCGACGGAGAAGCCACATGGGAGTCGGAAGGAGGCCCCGGACTCAGGTGA
- a CDS encoding STAS domain-containing protein: protein MVLSRLDIHRRNRGEQALVTLAGTIGPATVPLLRAALEQCLRDGVTVIDIDLTTVNSCDSKGLDVFLGASHRAGRVHASLQLHHPCAQITRLLSATGSTLLLAPPPVPRHRSCSATSRVPGRGRLMNPLVGRISRPSRTGSVCAG, encoded by the coding sequence ATGGTCCTTTCCCGGCTGGACATCCACCGGCGGAACCGCGGGGAGCAGGCGCTCGTCACACTCGCCGGTACGATCGGACCGGCAACGGTGCCGCTGCTGCGGGCCGCACTGGAGCAGTGTCTGCGCGACGGAGTCACCGTCATCGACATCGACCTGACCACGGTCAACTCCTGCGACTCCAAGGGCCTGGACGTCTTCCTGGGGGCGTCCCACCGCGCCGGCCGGGTGCACGCCTCCCTGCAGCTGCACCACCCGTGCGCACAAATCACCCGGCTCCTCTCCGCCACCGGATCCACTTTGCTCCTCGCGCCCCCACCAGTCCCGCGCCACCGGAGCTGCTCGGCGACCTCACGCGTACCGGGACGCGGACGCCTGATGAACCCGCTCGTGGGCCGGATCAGCCGGCCCTCAAGGACGGGATCCGTCTGCGCCGGCTGA
- a CDS encoding DUF5994 family protein, with translation MTATIDHAIAEERLSSAPARLSLTPPASAPGLLDGAWWPRSRDLLREIPGLTDALDARWGRITRVIVNPAHWPVIPHKVPVTGHIVHVGWFAAEQDPNKLILLSYTVGRLDLLVIPPETEPTAAARLMAAAAVPGSLCTASGLMADEAMSRNAAEVRSREEEWETDGGAASAAGLLSSSPRR, from the coding sequence ATGACTGCGACCATCGACCATGCGATCGCCGAAGAGCGGCTGTCCTCAGCGCCGGCCCGGCTGTCCCTGACCCCGCCGGCCTCGGCTCCAGGTCTCCTGGACGGTGCCTGGTGGCCCCGCTCCCGCGATCTCCTCCGGGAGATCCCCGGCCTGACGGACGCGCTGGACGCGCGCTGGGGCCGGATCACCCGCGTCATCGTGAACCCGGCCCACTGGCCCGTCATCCCGCACAAGGTGCCTGTCACTGGGCACATCGTGCACGTCGGCTGGTTCGCCGCCGAGCAGGACCCGAACAAACTGATCCTCCTCTCCTACACGGTGGGCCGCCTGGACCTGCTGGTGATCCCACCGGAGACGGAGCCGACCGCCGCCGCCCGGCTGATGGCGGCAGCAGCCGTTCCGGGAAGCCTCTGCACCGCCAGCGGTCTGATGGCCGACGAGGCCATGAGCCGCAACGCGGCAGAGGTCCGGAGCCGGGAAGAGGAATGGGAGACCGACGGCGGAGCCGCTTCGGCGGCTGGGCTCTTGAGTTCCTCCCCGAGGAGGTGA
- a CDS encoding magnesium transporter CorA family protein, whose translation MARTRLYRDGILVEEDFPVRDISRHLADPSSTVWLNLRRPTRAEFTEVGEELGLHELALEDALHEGQRAKLDSYRTHHFLSVYAVAVDADDAALTMRELAVILTPQALITVCKDAEFALDEVVARWDRTPALAAHGVAFLLHGLLDYVVDGHFAAVQQLEERIEELDDLLFAESSRQIQTIQRRSYALRKSLVRLRRVVLPMREVVNALMRPDLKVVDGPLLPYYRDVYDHVLRASEWTESLRDLVASVMETNLSVQANAMNLVMKKVTSWAAIIAVPTAITGFYGQNLPYPGFGHQWGFIVSSAVIAVASLMLYFAFKHWDWL comes from the coding sequence ATGGCCCGTACTCGGCTGTACCGCGACGGCATCCTGGTCGAGGAGGACTTCCCGGTCCGGGACATCTCCCGGCACCTGGCGGATCCCTCCTCGACCGTGTGGCTGAACCTGCGTCGGCCGACGCGCGCCGAGTTCACGGAGGTCGGCGAGGAACTCGGTCTCCACGAGCTTGCTCTTGAGGACGCGCTGCACGAGGGACAGCGGGCGAAACTCGACAGCTACCGCACCCACCACTTCCTCAGCGTCTACGCTGTCGCCGTCGACGCGGACGACGCCGCACTGACGATGAGGGAGCTCGCGGTCATCCTCACGCCGCAGGCGCTGATCACCGTCTGCAAGGACGCCGAGTTCGCCCTCGACGAGGTGGTCGCCCGCTGGGACCGTACCCCGGCTCTCGCGGCACACGGGGTCGCCTTCCTATTGCACGGACTGCTCGACTATGTCGTCGACGGGCACTTCGCCGCGGTGCAGCAGCTCGAGGAGCGTATCGAGGAACTGGACGATCTGCTCTTCGCCGAAAGCAGTCGGCAGATCCAGACCATTCAGCGCCGTTCCTACGCCCTGCGGAAATCACTGGTTCGGCTTCGTCGCGTCGTGCTGCCCATGCGGGAGGTCGTCAACGCCCTCATGCGCCCCGACCTCAAGGTCGTCGACGGCCCCCTGCTGCCGTACTACCGCGATGTGTACGACCACGTGCTGCGTGCCAGTGAGTGGACGGAGTCACTGCGCGACCTGGTGGCCTCGGTGATGGAGACCAACCTGTCCGTGCAGGCCAACGCGATGAACCTGGTCATGAAGAAGGTGACGAGTTGGGCCGCGATCATCGCCGTGCCCACGGCCATCACCGGCTTCTACGGCCAGAACCTCCCCTACCCGGGCTTCGGCCACCAGTGGGGGTTCATTGTCTCCAGCGCCGTTATCGCCGTTGCCTCTCTCATGCTGTATTTCGCTTTCAAGCACTGGGACTGGCTCTGA
- a CDS encoding IS256 family transposase: MADKETPAAEAVEQKLVDEVVERLMDRADASGAALLGEGGLLTEVTRAVLERALEAEMTEHLGYEKHDPAGRGSGNSRNGTSPKTVLTDAGAVTVAVPRDREGSFEPQLVPKHARRLAGFNERILSLYARGMSVRDIRSHLAGIYGVEVSPDLISKVTDAVADELATWQNRPLDAVWPIIYIDALWIKIRSGSVVSRPVYLAVGVDMDGRKDVLGLWVGDGGEGATTWMTVLTELRNRGVEDVCIVACDGLKGLPEAVTATWPRATVQTCVIHLIRASLRLTSSRDHPKLVPALKAIYASPTEQAAEQALEEFSASELGQRYPAVVRTWQAAWSEFTPYLAFPPEIRKVVYSTNLIESINARLRKTTRNRGHFPSEQAALKVLYLAVRELITPKASDVNHVAAHWKKALNQFSLFFEDRLNTR, translated from the coding sequence ATGGCAGACAAGGAAACCCCGGCCGCCGAGGCGGTCGAGCAGAAGCTGGTGGACGAGGTCGTCGAGCGGCTGATGGATCGTGCCGACGCCTCAGGGGCGGCCCTGCTGGGCGAGGGCGGGCTACTGACCGAGGTGACCCGTGCGGTGCTGGAGCGTGCCCTGGAAGCCGAGATGACCGAGCACCTGGGTTACGAGAAGCACGATCCGGCGGGCCGTGGCTCGGGCAACAGCCGCAATGGCACCTCGCCGAAGACCGTGCTGACCGACGCGGGTGCGGTGACGGTGGCGGTTCCGCGGGATCGCGAGGGGTCCTTCGAGCCGCAGCTGGTGCCCAAGCACGCGAGGCGGCTGGCGGGGTTCAACGAGCGGATCCTGTCGCTCTACGCCCGTGGCATGAGCGTGCGCGACATCCGTTCGCACCTGGCCGGCATCTATGGCGTGGAGGTCTCACCGGACCTGATCAGCAAGGTCACCGATGCCGTCGCCGACGAGCTCGCCACCTGGCAGAACCGGCCGCTGGACGCGGTCTGGCCGATCATCTACATCGACGCCCTATGGATCAAGATCCGTTCTGGATCGGTGGTTTCCAGGCCGGTCTACCTCGCCGTAGGCGTCGACATGGACGGCCGCAAGGACGTCCTCGGCCTGTGGGTCGGCGACGGAGGCGAAGGCGCCACGACCTGGATGACGGTGCTCACCGAACTGCGCAACCGCGGGGTGGAGGACGTGTGCATCGTCGCCTGCGACGGACTCAAGGGCCTCCCCGAGGCCGTCACTGCGACCTGGCCCAGGGCGACGGTCCAAACGTGCGTGATCCACTTGATTCGGGCCTCGCTCCGGCTCACCTCGAGCCGTGACCACCCCAAGCTCGTTCCGGCGTTGAAGGCGATCTACGCGTCGCCGACCGAACAGGCCGCCGAGCAGGCACTGGAGGAGTTCAGCGCCTCGGAGCTGGGCCAACGCTACCCGGCGGTCGTGCGGACCTGGCAGGCCGCGTGGAGCGAGTTCACGCCTTACCTGGCATTCCCTCCGGAGATAAGGAAGGTCGTCTATTCGACGAACCTGATCGAATCGATCAACGCCCGGCTGCGGAAGACCACCCGCAATCGCGGGCATTTCCCCTCGGAACAGGCCGCGCTGAAGGTGCTCTACCTCGCGGTGCGCGAGCTGATCACCCCGAAGGCGAGCGATGTCAACCACGTCGCTGCACACTGGAAGAAGGCGCTGAACCAGTTCTCACTGTTCTTCGAGGACCGGCTCAACACCAGGTAA
- a CDS encoding SDR family oxidoreductase produces the protein MRVFVTGASGSIGSVVVPELIAAGHEVLGLVRSDAAATAVTAAGGTPLRGDLTDLDSLRAGAAQADGVINLAFSNDWNNLEAGIDEEARAVQTLAGALAGSGKPFVHAGLTPMMPGHTSTEDDPDTTDGPVGGRGHTSQMVLTLADQGIRSSVVRLPRSVHQRGSQYGFCSVLIAAAQKTGVSAYVGDGTQRWPAVNRLDAATLFRIALEDAAPGTVLHAVADEGDTMRTLAEAIGGVLAVPVESVASERFGVIGRVFALDMPSSSALTRERFGWQPTHPSLIDDLAAGGYPALG, from the coding sequence ATGCGCGTGTTCGTCACCGGCGCCAGCGGCAGCATCGGCTCAGTTGTCGTCCCCGAGCTCATCGCCGCAGGTCACGAGGTCCTCGGCCTCGTCCGCTCCGATGCCGCGGCGACGGCCGTCACCGCCGCCGGCGGGACGCCGCTTCGCGGCGACCTCACCGACCTCGACAGCCTCCGCGCCGGTGCCGCACAGGCCGACGGCGTCATCAACCTGGCCTTCAGCAACGACTGGAACAACCTGGAAGCGGGCATCGACGAGGAAGCGCGCGCCGTGCAGACCCTCGCCGGCGCACTCGCAGGCAGCGGCAAGCCGTTCGTGCATGCCGGCCTCACGCCGATGATGCCAGGCCACACCTCCACCGAGGACGACCCCGACACCACCGACGGTCCGGTCGGCGGCCGCGGCCACACTTCCCAGATGGTGCTGACCCTGGCCGACCAGGGCATCCGCTCCTCTGTCGTGCGGCTGCCGCGCTCCGTGCACCAGCGCGGGTCGCAATACGGCTTCTGCTCAGTGCTCATCGCCGCCGCGCAGAAAACCGGCGTGTCAGCGTACGTCGGTGACGGCACACAGCGATGGCCAGCGGTCAACCGGCTTGATGCCGCCACGCTGTTCCGCATCGCACTCGAGGACGCTGCGCCGGGCACGGTCCTGCACGCGGTAGCCGACGAGGGCGACACCATGAGGACACTGGCCGAGGCCATCGGCGGCGTTCTCGCGGTACCGGTCGAGTCGGTGGCGTCTGAGCGCTTCGGCGTCATCGGCCGCGTGTTCGCCCTCGACATGCCATCGTCGAGTGCGCTGACCCGGGAACGGTTCGGCTGGCAGCCCACCCACCCGAGCCTGATCGACGACCTCGCTGCCGGCGGCTACCCCGCCCTGGGCTGA
- a CDS encoding MmcQ/YjbR family DNA-binding protein, which yields MDGQELQKIARDHTEELPGTDQEHRFDPDWELHKVGGKVFMLMTDMPGRPVVILKADPDDATALRQKYADITPGHHMNKRHWITMEGGDTIDDKLVKELVTDSYRLVVGGLPKSKQPVDPDTHNRHA from the coding sequence TTGGACGGACAGGAACTGCAGAAGATCGCGCGCGATCACACCGAGGAACTGCCCGGCACCGACCAGGAGCATCGTTTCGACCCCGACTGGGAGCTCCACAAGGTGGGCGGCAAGGTCTTCATGCTCATGACCGACATGCCGGGACGCCCCGTCGTGATCCTCAAAGCCGACCCGGACGACGCCACAGCCCTGCGTCAGAAGTACGCAGACATCACGCCCGGCCACCACATGAACAAAAGACACTGGATCACAATGGAGGGCGGAGACACCATCGACGACAAGCTGGTGAAGGAGCTCGTGACCGACTCCTACCGTCTCGTAGTCGGCGGGCTTCCCAAGTCCAAGCAACCCGTGGATCCAGACACCCACAACCGCCACGCCTGA
- a CDS encoding zinc-binding dehydrogenase, translated as MRAAGAVGTMVTQLAREAGAYVIGTGRAADREKALDFGAHEFVDLENDTLKDVSGVDLVFDVIGGDVQRQSAALIKAGGTLVSVVGPVEARPADGLAIGFVVEVDRAQLGEIVQRVRDGRLRTNIGDVASLDDAIGALNPTRDAAARRSSASCRRWPWRRSGP; from the coding sequence ATGCGCGCGGCCGGGGCGGTCGGGACGATGGTGACCCAACTCGCACGTGAAGCCGGCGCCTACGTCATCGGCACCGGACGCGCCGCCGACCGCGAGAAGGCACTCGACTTCGGCGCGCACGAGTTCGTCGACCTCGAGAACGACACGCTCAAGGACGTCAGCGGCGTCGACCTGGTCTTCGATGTCATCGGCGGCGACGTTCAAAGGCAGTCCGCCGCCCTGATCAAGGCCGGAGGAACCCTGGTGTCCGTCGTCGGCCCGGTCGAAGCACGGCCCGCTGACGGCCTGGCCATCGGCTTCGTCGTCGAAGTCGACCGCGCCCAGCTGGGTGAGATCGTGCAGCGGGTGCGCGACGGACGGCTGCGGACCAACATCGGAGACGTCGCCAGCCTCGACGACGCCATCGGCGCCCTCAACCCGACACGCGACGCCGCGGCAAGACGATCATCCGCGTCCTGCCGTAGATGGCCGTGGCGGAGATCAGGACCATGA
- the nhaA gene encoding Na+/H+ antiporter NhaA encodes MSREPEAYTGQTLCGSASRSPLRAFLRTETGGAVVLVAAALAALLWANAAPSAYASFWDTRLSVRFGAYGISLGLREWVNSGLMTLFFFVVGLEARREFDMGELRERKRLTLPLVAGLSGMIVPIALYLAVNAGHGSEHGWGAAMSTDTAFALGVLAVAGRGMPPGLRIFILLLSVVDDFLSLGVIAFAYSDRIAVPALVVAIAALALVLLSLRLGVRHGSVYLLLGVVAWVALLESGVDPVVIGLALGLLTYAYPASRADLEHASGLFRLFREQPTPELERSVRVGIASAISPNDRLQRIYHPWTSYVVVPLFALANAGIEISGGQLARAFTSPVTLGILIAYIVGKPLGIVGACALTTLASRGRVRLPVGWGAATAGGALCGVGFTVSLLIATLALHGARLDEAKLGILATLVCSYLTARLVTAAIGLLPPALRLRALLGKAETIVDLAVPVDPDHDHIRGPHHAAVTVVEYGDYECPYCGQAEPVVRELLADFGDLRYVWRHLPLTDVHIRAQLAAEAAEAAARQGRFWEMHDLLLSHQQALRIEDLHAHAAAIGLDTERFERDLRTHTGAARIAEDVESADLSSVAGTPTFFINGRRHHGAYDLTSLTAAVRAARERASVAT; translated from the coding sequence ATGTCCCGTGAACCTGAGGCTTACACAGGTCAGACGCTGTGCGGCAGCGCTTCGCGTTCCCCGTTGCGTGCCTTCTTGCGCACCGAGACCGGCGGCGCCGTCGTCCTGGTCGCCGCCGCGCTCGCCGCACTTCTTTGGGCCAACGCGGCACCTTCGGCTTACGCATCGTTCTGGGACACCCGCCTGTCTGTCCGCTTCGGGGCGTACGGGATCTCGCTCGGCCTGCGTGAGTGGGTCAACAGCGGCCTGATGACGCTCTTCTTCTTCGTCGTCGGTCTGGAGGCACGCCGCGAGTTCGACATGGGCGAACTGCGCGAGCGCAAGCGGCTCACGCTGCCGCTCGTCGCGGGGCTCAGCGGCATGATCGTGCCCATCGCCCTCTACCTCGCCGTCAACGCCGGCCACGGCAGCGAGCACGGCTGGGGTGCGGCGATGTCCACCGACACCGCGTTCGCCCTGGGCGTGCTGGCCGTCGCGGGCCGCGGCATGCCGCCCGGACTGCGGATCTTCATTCTCCTGCTGAGCGTGGTCGACGACTTCCTCTCCCTCGGCGTCATCGCCTTCGCCTACAGCGACCGCATCGCCGTGCCCGCACTCGTCGTCGCCATCGCCGCCCTCGCACTCGTCCTGCTCAGCCTGCGGCTCGGCGTACGCCACGGCAGCGTGTACTTGCTGCTGGGCGTCGTCGCCTGGGTCGCCCTGCTCGAGTCGGGTGTGGACCCGGTCGTGATCGGTCTCGCGCTGGGGCTGCTCACCTACGCCTACCCCGCCTCGCGCGCCGATCTGGAACACGCCAGCGGCCTGTTCCGGCTGTTCCGCGAGCAGCCCACTCCGGAACTGGAGCGGTCCGTCCGCGTCGGCATCGCCTCGGCGATTTCCCCCAACGACCGCCTGCAACGCATCTACCACCCGTGGACCAGCTACGTGGTGGTCCCGCTGTTCGCTCTCGCCAATGCCGGCATCGAGATCAGCGGCGGTCAACTGGCACGAGCCTTCACCTCGCCCGTCACCCTCGGGATCCTCATCGCTTACATCGTGGGCAAGCCGCTGGGCATCGTCGGGGCCTGTGCGCTCACCACGCTCGCCTCCCGCGGGCGGGTGCGCCTCCCGGTCGGCTGGGGCGCGGCAACCGCCGGCGGTGCGCTGTGCGGGGTCGGGTTCACCGTTTCCCTGCTCATCGCGACCCTCGCCCTCCACGGAGCACGCCTCGACGAGGCCAAGCTCGGCATCCTCGCCACACTCGTCTGCTCCTACCTGACAGCCCGGCTCGTCACCGCAGCGATCGGCCTTCTGCCGCCTGCGCTGCGCCTTAGGGCCCTGCTCGGGAAGGCGGAGACGATCGTCGACCTGGCCGTGCCCGTCGACCCCGACCACGATCACATCCGAGGGCCACACCACGCCGCCGTCACCGTCGTGGAGTACGGCGACTACGAATGCCCCTACTGCGGGCAGGCCGAGCCCGTCGTCCGTGAACTCCTCGCCGACTTCGGAGACCTGCGCTACGTATGGCGCCACCTGCCCCTGACCGACGTGCACATCCGCGCCCAACTCGCCGCCGAAGCCGCCGAAGCAGCCGCCCGCCAGGGCCGCTTCTGGGAGATGCACGACCTGCTGCTCAGCCATCAACAAGCCCTCCGCATCGAAGACCTGCACGCCCACGCGGCCGCTATCGGCCTGGACACCGAGCGCTTCGAACGAGACCTGCGCACTCACACGGGCGCAGCCCGCATCGCCGAAGACGTCGAGTCAGCCGACCTCAGCAGCGTGGCCGGCACCCCCACCTTCTTCATCAACGGCCGCAGACACCACGGCGCCTACGACCTCACCAGCCTCACCGCCGCCGTCCGCGCAGCCCGCGAACGAGCCTCCGTCGCCACGTGA
- a CDS encoding molybdopterin-dependent oxidoreductase, protein MVTRGFTGRPRRTEGAVPPGQFVTSDFPVLTAGPTQHVPTRAWELVVTDGTTERTYAWASLRDLGVVDLTTDIHCVTHWSKLGTTWQGVPVAAVLEDAGVADEPYALVSSYGGYTTNVPVEDLVDRDAMVAVGYEGGPIPAEHGGPVRLLVPHLYLWKSAKWLRGIRVMPEDELGFWENAGYHHRGDPFLEQRYYGD, encoded by the coding sequence ATGGTCACGCGCGGATTCACGGGACGTCCTCGACGCACGGAAGGCGCGGTCCCGCCGGGGCAGTTCGTCACCAGCGACTTCCCGGTCCTCACGGCGGGCCCGACCCAGCACGTACCGACCCGCGCGTGGGAGCTGGTGGTCACCGACGGGACCACGGAGAGGACCTACGCGTGGGCATCGCTGCGCGATCTGGGCGTGGTGGACCTGACCACCGACATTCACTGCGTCACGCACTGGTCCAAGCTGGGGACGACTTGGCAGGGCGTTCCGGTGGCGGCCGTGCTGGAGGACGCCGGGGTGGCCGACGAGCCCTACGCGCTGGTGTCCTCGTACGGCGGCTACACCACGAACGTCCCGGTGGAGGACCTGGTGGACCGCGACGCGATGGTCGCGGTGGGCTACGAGGGCGGTCCGATCCCGGCCGAGCACGGCGGGCCGGTCCGGCTGCTGGTGCCGCACCTGTATCTGTGGAAGTCTGCCAAGTGGTTGCGCGGGATCCGGGTGATGCCCGAGGACGAGCTAGGGTTCTGGGAGAACGCCGGCTACCACCACCGCGGTGACCCGTTCCTCGAACAGCGCTACTACGGTGACTGA
- a CDS encoding FAD-binding oxidoreductase — protein MPPRVRPVRGWRAATVAGTARESASARSIRLAVDGWPGHVAGQHIDVRLTAEDGYQATRSFSLSSAPGEAPQITVERVDDGEVSPYLVDVATDGDALEVMGPVGGYFVWQPGDDVPLLLLAGGSGIAPMRAIWRAARAHGTPVRLVYSARTADRVIFADELRSPNGPESTVHLTRERAAGFEHGRLRAEQLSALLRPGGVREPRLRAYVSGPTAFVEEAARGLIGAGLDADSLRTERFG, from the coding sequence ATGCCACCGCGCGTGCGCCCCGTTCGCGGCTGGCGAGCCGCCACTGTGGCCGGTACGGCGCGTGAGAGCGCCTCGGCGCGCAGCATCCGGCTCGCCGTCGACGGCTGGCCGGGGCATGTCGCCGGCCAGCACATCGACGTCCGGCTCACCGCCGAGGACGGGTACCAGGCCACCCGCAGCTTCTCGCTGTCCTCCGCGCCCGGGGAGGCGCCGCAGATCACAGTGGAACGCGTGGACGACGGCGAAGTGTCTCCGTACCTGGTCGACGTGGCCACCGACGGTGATGCCCTGGAGGTCATGGGACCGGTGGGGGGCTATTTCGTGTGGCAGCCCGGCGACGACGTACCGCTGCTCCTGCTCGCCGGCGGCTCCGGCATCGCGCCGATGCGCGCCATCTGGCGGGCCGCCCGCGCTCACGGCACTCCGGTGCGACTGGTGTACTCCGCGCGCACCGCGGATCGGGTCATCTTCGCCGACGAGCTGCGCAGTCCCAACGGGCCGGAGAGCACCGTCCACCTGACCCGGGAACGCGCGGCGGGGTTCGAGCACGGCCGGCTGAGAGCCGAGCAGCTGAGCGCGCTGCTTCGTCCAGGTGGTGTTCGCGAGCCCCGGCTGCGGGCTTACGTGTCCGGCCCGACCGCCTTCGTCGAGGAAGCCGCCCGCGGACTGATCGGCGCCGGCTTGGACGCCGACTCGTTGAGGACCGAGAGGTTCGGATAG